TCTTCAAACATTCAAGCTCAAGCTCCTCTGACTCAAGCGGATTCTCGTCTTCCGAGTCTGATTATTTCTACAGACGATCTAAATCCTCGCCGGCGATTTCTCATCCTAAACCGATACGAACCACCGTGGAACGATTCGAAAGATCTCCTCAGAATCACCGACCTAACAGTAGTAATAAACAAGAACATGGAAGCTTTCTCAAAACGAAATCTAAAGCGTTGAAGATTTATAGCGATTtgaagaaagtgaaacaaCCGATTTCTCCCGGTGGTCGTCTCGCTACTTTCCTTAACTCCATATTCACCGGCGCCGGAAACActaaaaaacttaacaaaatcaacacaacCGTCACTTCCAccaccgccgccgccgccgcaGCGTCATCAACCACTACATGCTCCTCTGCTTCATCATTCTCCAGATCTTGCTTGAGCAAAACGCCATCGTCTAGCGAAAAATCGAAAAGATCCGTACGTTTTTGTCCCGTCAACGTCATCTTCGACGAAGACTCCTCCAAgtacaacaacaagaacaacaaagtGTACGGAAACAACGAACGTGAATATGAATCCATTCGTCATACTCTAGAGAACCGAGTCATGGAAGAGAATCGTCGTGTAATCGAAGCAGCTAAAGAACTTCTGAGAAGTtaccagaagaagaataaagaagtCATTGAAGTCTCCGtcgaagacgatgaagaagacgacgatgatgatgcGTTGAGTTGCACAAGCTCTGATCTGTTCGAGTTGGATAATTTGTCGGCGATAGGAATCGATAGGTATAGAGAGGAGCTTCCGGTTTACGAAACAACTCGCTTGAACACTAATCGTATCATTTCTAGatgattataataattaattacttgGTTTGAGGTGGATTAGCGATTTTCTGAGTTATATGTTATAGACTTAATAGTGTTTTACTAGTAGTAAATTTTCTGAGTTTTGTATTACTAATTACTTTAGATTTGATTATAGATAAGtactaaattaaatacaaCTTTGAAATCAAGAAGCGCCAGAGAGAAGATCATTGAAGATGagttgaaaattaaaaaagcaaaaggCAGATTTTCTAACCTTTGTCATCAATTTGGACAGCAATGtgaagttgattttttttttttcatgtcaCCTGATGGGATCCACccattaatatatttatagtattatggtttctattttcattatttgtttctacttatattgttttattgagTTATACTGaccaatcaaaaacaatatggacttatgttttatatatttctgatGGTGGTAATGGTTATATCAttgatatgtatttttttttttttttgccaaaaacaatatggagttaaattttaaaatatatactaaaccATATCATTTTCAATCTCCCGAACCACTTAACGAGTCACAATCTCCGCCAAATTGGAATTCAGTAACCAATGCTCTTGTTGAATTACTTTTTTTGACGCTgctttattataaaaaaaaagaaaggaaagtagaatatatttgatttgatgttactaaattactaattatgatCATCAGTAAGATAGGGGACAAGAGTGAAAGAGACATGGTCTCAAATATCATGGACAAGAGTATCCAATTATTTGatcctcttctcttttttactaacgttttattttctattgttttcttgatttcatgGCCTGTTTTTGTCCAAATTGCGACTTTAAGATTACATTTGGATTATACGCATGATCATTTTCGTTTATAAATCTTTCTAAAATCTAATATACACTCTTTCCTTTCCTTAATATTTGAAAACCATCCTACCGTGACTCCGTGAGTGTGCTTatataattcaacaaaatattttatatactaatGCATCTTAAATTAATGCGCGTTCTTAATTAACATGGAATCTAAATATGAATTCATCGTATTTGTACATATAAAGTCATAAAGGTTTAGTAACAGCGCGCCTAATCATAGCAGAATGATACGATACATTTAATAAAGGTACTAAAACATTCTTATTTTATAGAGTACAACAAAACACTTtgttaaagtatatataaaacaattaagaagagaaaaagggaTATTTTCGTAGCAACACATATGGGAAGATcacttatatattaaaaacaaagaattacCATGCATAAGTCataacaaatcatattttcctctcaccaaaaaaaaaaacaaataatatttttctttatttatgcATCATAGTTAGGTTTACGATCTTCTTTTAAGTTGCTCACAAAAACAGTTAGATTTGCACTACTCAATATATCAAACCAACGAAAAAACTTAGTCAGATTTATTAGTTAGTCATAAATTCATGTTTAAGTGTGGCTGCtgcgtatatatatatagggaaTCTGCGTATGCTGAAATTATTGGGATGATGCCATGATGGGAACCATTATGATCCCGGTACGACGAAATTTACAGAGCAAACACTCgaaacaatgaaatatatttatgcacTAGTAGTctattaaaaagattttgatttcacccgtattttaaacaaataacatgttaTGTTACTCCATGACACGATATTTTAGTAATATCGTATCATATTAGTTTATCCCATATGACATGGTATACTAATTTTACTTATAACGATGTTTCCATTGAGGTTAATTTGCAATaatcttttaacttttgaatATCTAACAAATCAatgcaaaaatattatatatatatatatatatatatatatatgtaaatttatatttctcaGTTTCAGGTGGGCAGTTATAAGCAAGAAGTTGGTGAACATGTCAATCAATAAAAGCAATTAGACAGCTACGtatcatatataaaactatGCCATAAATTTACGTATATCTGATAATAAAGAGTGAATGGGCATACCATGTTCCATAACAACCTTGCATGCACGACGTCTCGTCATTCTCATGCACTCACCAATGCCTTAACTCATTGTAAACCACATACATAGTAACATAGCTATGTGAACATGTAATGTTGTTGCGCTCCAAAAATATGTAGACGAcgattggtttggttttgatatataGCGGATCTTTAAATCTGCATAGATATCAACAGTTTGTTTGGTGGATCAGATTGACCAAACATGTTATAGGTTTTACGTgtattaagcaaaaaaataaaaaaaaataatcaagataTCTATATATGTCCAAATGTGCATATGTTGAAGAATAGTGCATGGTGGAAAATTTGCTATTGTGCTACTTATTGATTTTGGaggcttttttgttttattaccaaaaaaacactcGTCGTTTTTGACCTATAACTAATCTAATCAGATCAGAAATTGgatgaaacaaattaatagTAATACCTGGTCTAACACTTTCAAATTCATAACTTTGATAGGCGCTATagttttcagaaaatgaaagataacTCATATGTGTAATATAATGTACCTCACGTTATttataatcacaaatacaaaattgtgTTTAAAACTACATGGTGCGTTTGCGTATTACGATTTACGAACCGACATACATCTGATATAGGCACATAGCTAGTGATGGTTTTTGagttaaatgaaaaaaatgggaaattgattgagaaaatgaaagagacatGAGAGGAAACGAATAAAGAGAGACCACGTGGACAGACCAAAACAAGTGGATATGACTTTAGCCCGCACGTGACGGGTGGCCAGTTTGTGTCTTGTGGTTGTCGCGCGTGCACACGTGTGAAccccttcttttttttgttttgttttgtccgATCCCTATACAGTAATAATCTTCCTTCCTCACGTCACCTGTGGGCTCCATAAGCTCGAGAAAAATTTGGCAAAGGAAGTAGTAAAATTTGCTccattaagatttttttcttgctccattattttctttgaaataactattattatttttttggtttttgtaaagGGTTTGCTACTTAAGTATGAGAACTAAAAGTTTTACACAAGAAGAATGTTCAAAATTTAGCCTTGCCGAAATTGTGAGACCaaattttaaagctttttaatgtgtttaaattattttaatcataaGTTTAGTAATTTAACAACatcaaaattgatatttggtgtacaaatttattgatactatatataatcaaaaactaaaGTAACTTTAAGGAAACCAAAATATTACATGAAAATTTGCCCAAAATAAGTTaagttaaacaaaatttttttttatgtttagaTCAGTTCGGTGTTATCTTAATTAGTAGATGAacttaaaatctaaaaaagcaTTTTTATTCGGGTTCAAATAGTTAGAAAGTAAAATTTTgagtaaagaagatgaaattgttacaacttacaacttACAACTTGTAATAAATTGacgaaaataatatttaaaatatattttctaaaagaaaaagagggaAATGTGAAAATGTGGAAAATGCACAACTCGAgaaatgacaaagaaaaagaagaatgttttGTTGGATGCCCAAGACGATGATTGTTGTCAGTCACTGACTTGCAGCTTTTTGTCTCAAAGACGACACGGCGTCGTATCAACTACTTCTCTTTAGCTTCACCTTCCTCTCCCTGTATTGTACATTGATCCCAATATTGTTTCATTAGACACAGTACTCGAGATTATTTGTCCTAATAATTTAGGTTATTCCACGCGTGACATTAGACCTAACTTGCAATTTCAATAATTGCTGCATCAAGAAAgatccaacaacaacatttagATTATATATCAGATGCATTAACATTGGATAGATCAAGACAACAAAATAGTAGTTGTTGCTGTTTGTTGGTTGATTGATTAGTCCAAATTCATCTCTATCTGTacaattattgattttgtcttttctttccttctttcatATGCCACAAGTTGTGTTACAGACACAAAGGCTATGATAGTTCAAGTACTTAAATTGTTATTCTCATTATTATAGCGTCTAAATTTTGTGTCAGATTCAGCTAATAGAAAAGTTGTTATGAAATTAGAATTTGATAGAGAATTGGTGGATATTCAGATAGAGAAAGTTGatatgaaatttgtttattatccttaacaaaattgtttcaaaGGCCTGATAATAGTTTATTTCAAACCCAATCTAACATGGGCTTTAAAAGCCCAAAATGTAGCCTCATTTGTTTTCCCAAGTACAAGTAGGCGAGGAAAAATCAGAGTAACGTCTTCTTCATTCAGTTACGAAAACCATCAATGGCGACGGAGTCGTCGTCCCCGAGCTCTGTTCGGAAAGGTGAGTCTCCGATGAAATTCGGCAGTCGTGTCGACGGAATCTATGAATTGATCGATTCAATTACGTATATCTGTTGAAGATTTCTTGTAGGACTtcgttttgatattttctagggtttctgtTTCTCTGACAGTTGTTGTTCATCTAAGAGCTACTGGAGGTGCTCCTATACTCAAACAATCTAAGTTCAAGGTATTAATCTTCCATAATCGATCTTCTCATGTTGAATTTGGTGGCTTTTAGTTTTGATGAAGAATTTGAGTGTAGATGTTTGCTAAACGTTGCTTGTTAAGTTTTTGATCATTATGTGTTGTGAATGTTGGTGTAAATAGATTCCAGGGACTGATAAATTTGCCAAAGTGATTGACTTTCTTAGAAGACAGCTTCATTCTGATTCGTTGGTAACAAAAAACACAGCTTCTCCTCTATTGGTATGAATCGTTTAGAATGCGATGATCTTGGTCTGACATTGCTCTTTTGTTTGTAAGTTTGTCTATGTGAATAGTGCTTTCTCGCCAAACCCTGATGAATCAGTCATTGATCTTTATAATGTAagtctttgtttgtttatcaCTGTTTGTGCACAAGTACCTTTTGAATTTGTCTTCTTATTGCTTACATGGTGCTGGTTTGGTATGTGTAGAACTTTGGATTTGATGGTAAACTGGTGGTTAACTATGCTTGTTCCATGGCATGGGGCTAAAACTGAAGACTACAGAATTCTCAAAGCTGTGTAAGcacattattttctttttctgttactctctttcttctctggtAAAGATAATCTACAAAACTTTGATGTGATGTGTTCTCCTATTGAACTTCAACTGAACTTTCTAGTTTCTTCAGTTCTGGAAGTTTAACCAAAATCTAAGTTACATCTTTTCATAACTGATGATGAGTGAAAGGACATGGTATATGAGTATCACCATTAAGTCGATTATAACTTGAGCTTTATTGTTTCAGGCTCGCGCTAGATGCTTGCTTTGTTGGAAAGATGACCTTTCAGATGAAAGTTGCTGTACATAACCAAGCAAtggaattgaaaattttaccCTATATACATGTACATAAAGACCATATCAAACGTCAAAAACATTAGATTTTAGTCTCGTCTTTGTATTTTTCCGTCGGCTAAACAAAAGTCTCTTGTTCCAGTACTCAGAGATTCCAAAGAAGCGTTAAACATATTTCATCTGTGCCTTGCTCTTTGTTATCTATGCCAATGCAATGCTTATGCTTATTGTTTATCACTTTGTAAATTgaaagaatataaataaatagaacaAACGTTTATTCTTTCTATTAAAATAACGTTCAGTGGGACTATCTCAATAAGTTAAAATCATATGTTAAAAATTTTGTACTTCTTCCATGAAAGGATTTTGTTGGGAATTGGGATATAACAAATGGACAGTTTtggtattttaattttttttttataaacaatttgttAGAATTATAACTAACTAGCAAAATCTAAACCTTTTTCTTACCCGGAAAATTAACTAACTTTTATATGTTCACCATATTTAGCCTTAATCCGTTATTCCCTCTGAATTTTCCCGGGAAAATTTTACCCTCTCTCAAAGTATTTTCTTAGGTCAATTGTTCCACCAATCAACCATCGTGACATCCATTTTCTTTGGAGACTCTTTTGAATTCAATTTGTCACAAAATCTTGGATTCAAACGGAGACTtgaacaaaacagagacaagGTCATGTCTTTTTTCTACAGATGCCACATTCGGTGACGAAGACAAAGAAGACCGTTTTTTGATTCAATCTCATCAAAAATGggttttcttcaatctctcttcgGATCTCGGAGCCTCTATGTTTTCATTCTCGCTCTGTTTTTCACCATTCATTGTTTCCTCCTCGTCCAATCACAAGACCCACCTTTGTTTCCacaatctcctcctccaccaccaccgcctcctcctccaccgccgcctcctcctccaccaccaccacctcctccgccAGCTGTCAATATGAGCGTCGAAACAGGCATTcctccaccgcctcctccaGTCACGGATATGATTAAGCCTCTGTCTTCTCCGCCGCCGCCTCAACCACCACCGAGGTCACAACCACCTCCGAAGCCTCCCCAAAAGAACCTGCCACGGCGgcatcctcctcctcctcggTCTCCGGAGAAACCGAAAAGAGATGGTTTAAACAAAGGGAAGACGGTGGGACTAGTCTTTGTTGGGTTAATAGCAATGTTGCAggttattgttgttgtattCTTGGTTTTCAAGAGAAAGCAGCTTCTCAGCTTGAAAGACACTAATTAAGATTGTAACCATTTGTGGATTGACATtaactcttttgttaatttgagGCCATTGATTAGATTGAAGATTAGAGATGAGAGTGTATTAGGAGGAAAGAAactgcagttttttttttaactctcttATAAAATTGTTTCAGAAATCTCATGTGTTTGTCTTTCCAAGATCTATCTGATTCACCAAATGGTTTGGTTTGCACGAGTATCTTCGTCGGTTATAGTCCTTTAAAAGGCTTCTTTCCGCAATGTTTGGATGTGAGGTTCCAAGGTGCagcttttataaaataattgatgatgatgagatgaTGATTCAAACAACACGACATAGAGGCAATACAAATCCTAATCGTCAAAGCTTCTACCCTTAGTTCCattcttttctctgtttcttgagggtcaataagaaagaaagaaaaagctttgaagaaggaagataaGAACCAGACATAAGTACATAACCTTGGCTAGGGTTATTGTCTGGCTTACAATACATAGATCTCCAAGAGTTATATATCACATTTCGATTGTTTAAATGTATACACTGACTTATGTACAAAgcaaaccaaattttgattctaaAAAGACTAGCAGTACACTCTCTTCGAAACCGAAATTCTCTTCATcaaattgaagtttttttaacttgttgTGGAAACAGACTTAGAAGCTAGCTGTTTTCCTTTGAAACTCAGAAAGAATATGCAATCTGTAGCAAGACCCTAGCGACCCGAGAAAACAAGCACAAGCACGGTGATCACAAGTGCAACAGAGAATATCAAAGCCTGCATACAATTTTTAAGCAAAATAGATTACGTTGGTAAATCCTCTTTTACTCACTTTTAAGAACGAAATGCATTTGGATCCGAGAACTCACAGCTATAGCAGAGGCAGCAAGACCAGATCTTTCCCGAGGATCTCTATGGTAATAGCTgatcaaataaagaaatgtAGCAACGTACCACGCAAACGGGAAGACGAATCCTAGAAGAAACCTAACATAAAGAGGTAAAAGATTCTGCTTCAACAAGACAATATATCCTcgataataataagaaaaaagagtgaGTGAGTACTCACGAGAACCATCCGATTCCAAAACCGAAGCAAGGAAGGGGCTTATAGAATTGTCCTAACTCAGAGTCCTCAGCATCATCACGGATTAGAACAtactttcctttcttttgttcctcTAAATCTGCTAACAACATATTCAAACATTCACAAACAGTAAGAGATAAACAGCAAATAATGGTGTCACAAGAATCATGTAAACAAAAAGCTGAGTCCAACATTCACAAGGAACTCAAAtagtaaaagataaaaaacaaacaatggtGTCACAAGAGAAATGGACAATTTGTGAACATACTCGAATTCATGGCGAAAGAAGTGCAATTTTGTAGCGCCGATTAAACTTCCTCTCACCAAGTAACCTGAACATCATTCAATCAGAAAATTGTCTCagacaaaaatgattaaatgtaaaaaagacaaagctgagttttttttctcaaatgtCAGCTAATAAGAATCAGGAGAAATCTCAGAAAAGCTACATTTTCCGATATCCAAAAATTATTATGATGATCCAAtacagaagatgaaaaaaaacgAACTTAATATAAACCCTAAGACGATGAGAGGGTTCTGGAAAAGAAAGcgattaagaagaaaaaactattgaTCCTGAGAGAAAAAGGACGAATTTTTCAGAGTAAAATCAAACGAGAAAGGGACAAAAAAATCACCAGAAAAGTTGTTCAAAGAAACTTGCCTctgagatagagaaagagagacaaaatgagaaagagaaagagagaaagattgcCTGAGAGATTCGCGACCGTGACCGACGGGAAGAGAGATTCTTGCTTTCGTTGTCtaacgtttttttctttttctttttggttcctctcaattttattttatttattatttgtttatttcgtTTCCGACGAAGTTAGCTGAagatttttattgatttttttgggaTATAATAATGGCtgaaaagatatttttaatgGATTTAGACTTAAAACTGTGTAACATAAAACTGTGAATAACTGAATAAATTAATCAGATAACTATGTATGAAACattattgataaaataaatcagaaaaaatcattaaacccataaataaatatgagaTTGAGTATTTAGGAAAAAACttaggattttgttttgcatttagGATCAAGTGACATTCAGAATGTATCGGAACAATCGAAACGTAATTTCTTTCCGTTTCCCGTTATTgagacaaatcaaaatcacaacaTTAATTTGTTTCTGGCTTTCTGCTACCACATGGAAAAAAACCCCAATGGATAATAAATAGAGTGACTTTGATTGAATACaagcagtttttttttacaacaatAAACAAGACTATAATGGATTGGTATGGACTCTTTTGCCATTCAAATGTTGAATATAGTgtaaaaatgttgttttgatttttttattattttaaatagagATTACGAAAGCTCACTCACTCACTCAAATCCATCCACTTGTATCAACTATCAAGCATGGTTACAAAACCCATCCCATATAGGGTAGTACTTCACATGACAAAATAATGGGAGTTTTATTTCACAGCCCTCCTCAATGAACATTGAACAACCAGAACCAGCAAAGAATATCCTAAAATCCAGTTTACAGTGGAAATGCTGAATCCCTCACACCATATTTAttcagaaaacaacaaaagtcttttttagaaaaacccgaaagaaacagaggaaaacaaagaaaatctaaTTGGTACAGAGACTCTTACGACAGcttttgatgtgtttttttccatTGCGTGGTTGGTTCTCTTTTAGAGTAACATAGATTTAGGGTTCTCGATGTATCCCTTAAATGCTTTCAACCATTCAGCTCCAATGGCACCTGcagtaagaagaagaatattagATTTCtacaatgatgatgaatgaatgaatcaatgatgatgaatgaacTGGATTACCGTCTACTACGCGATGGTCACAGCTCAGTGTAACAGGCATGTAAGAAGCAAAGTTGAATTGATCTGGACCGTTACCAGGGACAACTCTCTTTTcagctgttttttttttttttaagaatcaGACACAACACGAATCGGTTATTGGATCTTTGGTAAAGTAGTAAAAAAACTCTCTTCTGCATTGAGAGAGAGCATACCGGATCCAACTGCTAGAATGGCGGCTTGAGGTGGATTAACGACTGCACAGAATTGCTTGATGCCAAAAGGTCCTCCCAAGTTAGAGACAGTAAATGTTCCTCCCTGAGAAAACGAGATTATTAGCATGTTTACTGAAAGATATGATTAGTGAGTAAGATAATGAATTCTCTCACCTCATAATCTTCTGGCTTTAAGCtgttctcttttgctttttgagCTAATAACCgaacttcttctccaattgtGGACAGACCCTTCCTGTCTGCGTCCTGGAAtcaagaaatttatataattcagCAATCTGAAGTTTGTGCTACAGCCAAGGGTTAAACACTATTTTGAACACACCTTCACAACAGGGACATACAGCCCGTTTTCTGTCTGCACCGCGACGTTGATGTTCACATTTTTAAACCTATAGAGAAAGGTTACAATGTTTGCTACCACAATCatattcaaaagtttgtcaATGTACTTACTGGCGGATGTAATCGTCAGTCCATGAACTATTGCACTGAGGAACTTTTCTGAGAGCTAATGCAGCAGCCTAAAAACGCATGATATCAGTAGGATATTTTAGAAGATCTGTTGGCTTGCATGTAAAGTATACACAAGAAAGATGTACCTTAACAACAAGATCATTGACAGATATCCGTTTCCCACCAGAAGCCTCTTTGAATGAATTAAGCTGACTCCTCAGACTGCATTTACAAATTCGCTTAGTTTAGCTTACCCATTGACAGCGACTCAAAATACATCATCCAAACCTTTATACTTACGCCATAAGTTTGTCAACACATGTATCGACGGTTAAGTAATAGTGAGGGATAGTTTGCTTTGAGAATGCCAAACGTGAGGCTGTGACCTGTCAAAATTATAAAGTTAACGAACGAGATTTCAGAATCGTTGAACCTATTGAAACTGGCTTAAAGGCTGCGAGAGTAATATAGGTTTTACCTTTCGTATCTGAGAATGAGGGATGTCAACATAGTCCAAAGCTGGGGCCTTAGAATCAGTTGACTTAGATGGCTTCGCAGTAGCTCCTTTACCACTTGAAGCTGCACCATTGGAAGATGTATTACGACACAAGGATGAGTGATAACTGTAAACAGAGGCAAGAAAGgtctgaaagaaaaagaaaggaaaggaCGAGTCATGGAGTTACTTATACCTAAATACTCATCGATATCTGCCTTCACTATCCGTCCTTCAGGACCTGTGCCTTCGATGTCTGAGAGAGGCACctgatgtttttttaaataaagtaaacaagaagaaaaattaagcaggaataataagaaaaaacagaatatTTAGAACACTGTGAAACTAACGTTATTATCTTCAGCCAACTTTCTTGCAAGAGGACTAGCAAAAACACGATCTCCTGTGGGAGGTGTGCTAGGCTTGGAGGCCTTCGGTTCAGGAGGCGATGATGGCTGTTTGACCTTCTCTTCCTTTGGTGGGGCAGGAGTTGGTTCTGCTTTTGTAGGAGCGGCATCAGCAGTAGATGATGGGGTGTAATCTTTGAACTTTCCAATgtcctcttcatcttcaactgTAATAGCAATTACCTatttgaaagcaaaaaaaaatgacattatCCAAATAATTTCAATTAACATTTCCACAAATGGACTGTGGATCCTAATATCAATACCCGTAGCCCCATGAGAAACCATGATAATACATAACTCTACAGAAAGCAGACAATTTTCATACCTCGCCGACTTGAATTTCTTTTGAACCTTCCGCCTTTACAATCTTGGCGAGATAGCCCTCTTCCATGCATTCCATTTCGACAGTTGCTTTGTCCTACTGAACATAACCTAGTCAGAGTTATTtccaaaacatgaaaataaaaatacggAAATGAGACTCAATCTACATTGACATTACAGTTTCAACTTCACAGAGTACTTCCCCAGGAGCAACTTTATCACCTTCTTTTTTCAGCCACCTGGCGATGTTACCctaaaaattggaaaaagcTTATTAGAACATAAAGATAAAACGGACATAAGTTTTGATCAAGAGGTAAATAAAGATCCATGCCTCAGTCATTGTTGGCGAGAGAGAAGGCATCCCGATCTCTTGATGAGGAGGCAGATCTGAAACACATTTTCAGAAATTCTAGGTAAAATGAACCAATGTAAAGCTCATACCATTTAGCATTCTTAAGTTACGCAATTGATTAAGCACTATGCAATTGTCTTAGTAGGATCTTGCAGTAAAGC
This sequence is a window from Arabidopsis thaliana chromosome 1 sequence. Protein-coding genes within it:
- a CDS encoding proline-rich family protein (proline-rich family protein; FUNCTIONS IN: molecular_function unknown; INVOLVED IN: biological_process unknown; LOCATED IN: endomembrane system; Has 103183 Blast hits to 42587 proteins in 2006 species: Archae - 171; Bacteria - 19191; Metazoa - 36983; Fungi - 10058; Plants - 17697; Viruses - 3627; Other Eukaryotes - 15456 (source: NCBI BLink).); protein product: MGFLQSLFGSRSLYVFILALFFTIHCFLLVQSQDPPLFPQSPPPPPPPPPPPPPPPPPPPPPPPAVNMSVETGIPPPPPPVTDMIKPLSSPPPPQPPPRSQPPPKPPQKNLPRRHPPPPRSPEKPKRDGLNKGKTVGLVFVGLIAMLQVIVVVFLVFKRKQLLSLKDTN
- a CDS encoding Ribosomal protein L18ae family (Ribosomal protein L18ae family; BEST Arabidopsis thaliana protein match is: Ribosomal protein L18ae family (TAIR:AT4G26060.1); Has 35333 Blast hits to 34131 proteins in 2444 species: Archae - 798; Bacteria - 22429; Metazoa - 974; Fungi - 991; Plants - 531; Viruses - 0; Other Eukaryotes - 9610 (source: NCBI BLink).); translated protein: MNSNLEEQKKGKYVLIRDDAEDSELGQFYKPLPCFGFGIGWFSFLLGFVFPFAWYVATFLYLISYYHRDPRERSGLAASAIAALIFSVALVITVLVLVFSGR
- the ATG12A gene encoding Ubiquitin-like superfamily protein, producing MATESSSPSSVRKVVVHLRATGGAPILKQSKFKIPGTDKFAKVIDFLRRQLHSDSLFVYVNSAFSPNPDESVIDLYNNFGFDGKLVVNYACSMAWG
- a CDS encoding Ribosomal protein L18ae family (Ribosomal protein L18ae family; FUNCTIONS IN: molecular_function unknown; INVOLVED IN: biological_process unknown; LOCATED IN: membrane; BEST Arabidopsis thaliana protein match is: Ribosomal protein L18ae family (TAIR:AT4G26060.1); Has 110 Blast hits to 110 proteins in 14 species: Archae - 0; Bacteria - 0; Metazoa - 0; Fungi - 0; Plants - 110; Viruses - 0; Other Eukaryotes - 0 (source: NCBI BLink).) → MNSTDLEEQKKGKYVLIRDDAEDSELGQFYKPLPCFGFGIGWFSFLLGFVFPFAWYVATFLYLISYYHRDPRERSGLAASAIAALIFSVALVITVLVLVFSGR
- a CDS encoding DNA mismatch repair Msh6-like protein (unknown protein; BEST Arabidopsis thaliana protein match is: unknown protein (TAIR:AT3G13980.1); Has 1084 Blast hits to 581 proteins in 136 species: Archae - 0; Bacteria - 72; Metazoa - 212; Fungi - 78; Plants - 102; Viruses - 0; Other Eukaryotes - 620 (source: NCBI BLink).) → MDPWDTYNIPLDHQHRLRNRRDHRHPSFSSTLLDQIYRSIDDSSTNSSSMRKTKHQNREDTRVSANRRDDFNRSKNLKTIEPVFFKHSSSSSSDSSGFSSSESDYFYRRSKSSPAISHPKPIRTTVERFERSPQNHRPNSSNKQEHGSFLKTKSKALKIYSDLKKVKQPISPGGRLATFLNSIFTGAGNTKKLNKINTTVTSTTAAAAAASSTTTCSSASSFSRSCLSKTPSSSEKSKRSVRFCPVNVIFDEDSSKYNNKNNKVYGNNEREYESIRHTLENRVMEENRRVIEAAKELLRSYQKKNKEVIEVSVEDDEEDDDDDALSCTSSDLFELDNLSAIGIDRYREELPVYETTRLNTNRIISR
- the ATG12A gene encoding Ubiquitin-like superfamily protein (AUTOPHAGY 12 A (ATG12A); INVOLVED IN: autophagy, protein ubiquitination involved in ubiquitin-dependent protein catabolic process; LOCATED IN: cytoplasm; EXPRESSED IN: 20 plant structures; EXPRESSED DURING: 12 growth stages; CONTAINS InterPro DOMAIN/s: Autophagy-related protein 12 (InterPro:IPR007242); BEST Arabidopsis thaliana protein match is: Ubiquitin-like superfamily protein (TAIR:AT3G13970.1).) — translated: MATESSSPSSVRKVVVHLRATGGAPILKQSKFKNFGFDGKLVVNYACSMAWG